The sequence ACCTTTGATGTAAATCCCGATGCCGCTTTTCCCGGGATTACCAGCGCTGGCACCGTCCACGTATAGTTCAAGCATATGTATCACCTCGATGTATGTATTCAAATGAGTAGTTGCGCCTTCAAGTCACACATATTAGAATAGAGGAATCCTATCTTGGGGAGGCAACTATGAACAAAACAATAATTATGAGTGAAATTGACGAGATTTTAACTGGCTATTGTGAGGGCTGTTTTCTAAAAACACAACTCGCTAAAGAGAGAGGGAAGACAGGAGCGCACCGATTTTGTATTAAAACTTGTACAATCGGCGAGCAGCTTCAGTTTTTGGGGCGGGAGATTAATAAAAATTAATTACGCCTTGGCGTAATTACGTCCAAATTTTGAGTTGTGCCCGCAGGATGCGGGTATACAGTCGTTGCGACAGGACGTCGCGAACTTAGACTGCCCCAATTAACTCCTTTCAAAATTTGTGACATCCGCCGGAGGCTTTATTTGCTTCAACAGAAGCAAATAAAATAATATCCCGCTGGAACTTGCGTCAGCGGGATTTTTTGTTCGATCATTCATCTCCAGATTTTAAGACATTCGCCGCCTGAGGACCTCGATTCCCTTCGATAATTTCGAAAGATACAGATTGCCCTTCATCAAGCGTTTTAAAGCCTTCTGATACAATACCGGTAAAGTGGACGAACACATCTTCCCCGTCATCCGCTTCGATGAAACCATAGCCTTTTTCATTGCTGAACCATTTCACTTTTCCCTGGTACATGTAGACTCCTCCTCGGCGTTTCAATGTCCCATCCATTATAACATGGATGATTTAACTATACATGAATCGACAATTTACGTCAACGATATGCCTGAACTTTCTGAATGAGGTATTTACTATTTTATTAATCAAAAAAGGAGTGGTTTTATGGAAGCACTTTTGAAGAGATGTCAGCAAGTTGTCGAAGGAGTTTACAATCAGTTTGATGCGAGTCATGATTTTGCGCATATTGAACGCGTATTGAAAAATGCGGAAGAAATTTTACAAAAAGAATCGGCGGCAAATGAGGAGATCGTTCGTCTAGCAGTTCTGCTACATGATGTTGATGATGCTAAATATCAAACAGAGGGGCAGTTAACGGCTATTGATATACTACAGACAATTGGTGCACCGGATAATCTGTCACAGCAAGTATTGGCGTGTATTGAAAGTGTGTCATTCAGCGGCGGTAATGCCAAGAAACTAACATCTATTGAAGGGGCTATCGTTCGCGATGCTGATCGGCTGGACGCAATTGGGGCGATTGGGATTGCGAGGACGTTTGCATTTGGTGGGGCAAGGGGAAGGAAGTTATATGATGGTAGCGAAAAGGCACGAGATCAGATGTCTGAAGCAGACTACCGTGGGAGAGAAACGGCATCAGTCACACATTTTTATGAAAAGTTATTGTTGCTGAAAGAGTTGATGGTGACGGAAGAAGGCAAGCGCTTAGCGCAGCAGCGGCATGATTATATGGTAGGATTTTTGAAACAGCTAGAGCGGGAGATAGGATTAGAATAGTTCGTAGTTGAAAAAACGCCACAACGACTAGTTCGCTGTGGCGCTTGTTGTTTAGCTGATTTTACTGTCTAAATTATGTCTACGTAAATTGAAAAGTTCTTTTTCATTTGTGTATGCTTTATGAGTAGTGAATGCGAGTTCATCTTGGATAGATGCGACCGTTTCGGTTAGGGCGGTCAATTCACCACGCATATGATGGACATCCATTGTTAGGTTTTCAAGCTTGGCATCTGTTTCTTCCTGACGATCACGGATTACTTTAATGATTTGTGTATTTTTATCGAGTTGCGCTTTCATACTAGTGATGTCAGCTTTCATGACGGTAATCTCAGATTTGATGCCAGTAATGTCAGTTTTCATGCTGGTAATCTCAGATTTGATGCCAGTAATGTCAGTTTTCATGCTGGTAATCTCAGATTTGATACCAGTGATGTCAGTTTTCATGCTGGTAATCTCAGATTTGATACCAGTGATGTCAGCTTTTATATCGTTCACATCGGTTCTTAAATCCTTCACTTCTGCTAGAATTTGGAGTAAGATTTTTTCACTCATAAATGGTCTCCTTTCATCATATTTTGCGAACTTTATATTATGTTGATGCTATGAAGTATCTTTGAATATAGATTAATAATAACATATGTTCGTACGTTTTGTAAAGCAGAAAAAAGGATTTTTCACTAGAATAAATTTACCAGTAGCCCCATTCCTTACGCATAGCATAGGGAGTGGGGCTGTTGTTTTCATTGTAGTTTAGTCATTCACAACGCGTTTAAATTCATGGTAGCGTGTACCTTGGAATGTTAGCATTCCCAAGTCACCTTCGGCAAGCATACCGTATTCAGAGCCCGATACTGGGAATTCGATTCGGTCGCCGCTTTCAACTTGAAAGGTTGTGTAATACCGTGTGCTAGCTGATGAATCACCTGATCCGCCAGATGTCTTTGATCGTTTGGTAATCACTTCCGCAGGTACAGTTAGCTTTGGCGAGTTGTTGTTTTTATTCCACTCACCAATACCGCTTATGATTGCGACTAAAATAATACCGATAAAAATAATAACAAAGATGACCATGAAGATTGGACCGAACGAAAACATGAAATCGCCGAATGGATCTGGTCCCATTGATAATCACTCCTTTTGTATTTTAACTTCATTCAGCAGGGGGCCAACCCCTGCCGAATGGGGAGGAATGAAGTCCAATTCCTCCCTGTTAAGCCTCCGGCGGATGTCCCAGATTTTGAATTGAGCAAGCTCAATTCAAAATCAAAATCTGGACACAATCACGCCGAGGCGCGATTGATTAGAATATTTTTTATACGTTTTTGAGTGATAAATAGTTTCAAAACTTTCTATACGACTATAAAAGACACCTTTGATATTTGCAAATTACTTCTCTATACTAATATAAATAGTCATGCGATTCATCTTTATATTTCGAGAGGAGGGAGTCCATGAAATATATAAAAATTGTTTTACAAGTTCTATTATTATATGGATTGGTGCTAGTGGGGGGCTGGCTTCGCAACTTTTTTCATATACCCCTACCAGGTAGTATTATTGGGCTGTTGTTGTTATGGGCAGCGCTGTCATTGAAAATAATTCGACTGCAATGGATTGAAAAAGGGTCTTATTTTCTTTTATCTTTTATCCCACTTTTCCTGTTACCCGCGACAGTCGGGGGGATGGATTATGGATATATCTTCACAGGGAAAGGTTTTTTATTAATCCCGATTACAATGATTAGTACATTTTTGACGATGTGGATTTCGGGTTATACGAGTCAATTCATTGCCCGGAAATCGGCTGAAAGGAAGGGGAAAGTGCCATGCGAATAATGATGCTTACCGTCCTTTTTTTCGTCCTGACCATCGCGGTTTATGTTGTGATGAATTTCTTTTATGTAAAATATCGCCGGTCTTTTTTAATTCCCATCTTAACATCAACGGTGACTATGATTGTCATCCTATTGTTGTTCAAGGTCCCTTATACAACATATATGATTGGAGGCAAGTGGCTGGATGTCTTGCTAGGTCCTGCGATTGTTGCTTTGGCGATTCCATTATATAAACAGCAGGATGTCCTTAAAAGGAATGTGCTCCCGATTATCGGAGGGGTATTGGTGGGCGTATTTGCAGGAATGCTAAGCGGTATGTTGTTTGCCAAGTTATTTGGTTTCTCACAAGATATTATTTTATCATTATTGCCGAAATCCATTACAACGCCTATCGCCATTCAAATTACGGCGGCAATTGGTGGTATTTCTTCATTGGCAGCTGTATTTGTTATGATTGCGGGTTTTTCAGGGGTGATTTTCGGTCCGCTGTTGTTCAAATGGACTCGAATGGACACTGCTATGGGGCGTGGCATTGGGTTAGGTGCTGCGGCACATGCGCTCGGTACGTCGAAAGCCATTGAACTTGGTGAGCGGGAAGCCTCGATGAGTTCGGTCGCGATGACACTTTGTGCGATCATTGGCTCAGTTTTAGGTCCAGTTATGGTTTGGATATTTTATTAAGATAAAATTTGTGACATCCGCCGGAGGCTCAATTTGAATCAGTAGGGAGTCCAAGTTCCTTACTGATTCAAATTGGGTATCTGTCATTCGACTAAGATACCCGTTTTTCGCAATGCGTCTTCCGCATTTTTTATCTGTTCTTCATTGTCCGCCAGTATTGTATGAAGGTGAATGCCTTCTTCTGCTAGCTTCGATAAGTAAACTGCTTTTGCCTCACTAATTCTCTTGATGAATTCTTGCACTTCGTTTCGATTAGAGACCATGATGGAAGCACTTAAATCCCCATAAACAGGGTGTTCGATTTTAACGTCTTTGACAGTCACGCCGTTATCGACGAGAATATTCAGTTCCTCTTCGGTTTGTTCAGGCTGATGCTGACAGACGATTACTTTTTCAATTTTCCTAGGTGTTCGTTGTGCGTGCATATAGATGTAGCCTTGGCTTGTTGCGATAATCGGTTCGTTTTTTGCTTTAAGCAATGTAATATCGCCAACAATCACTTGTCGACTGACATTCGTCAATTCCCCTAACTCTTTCCCCGTCATCGGTTTGGTAGCTGCCTGTAACGTGTCAACAAGGACTTGACGGCGTTCGCTACCAGGCATTTTTTCATTTTCGCTCATTTTTATCCCTCCAGCATTACTAGTTTATCATAAGTGGTTGTCGAATTTTCAAAGCGATGTCAATTAGGCAATCTGCTAATGCTTCCACGTTAGCTATTGTTGTACGATTTCCGAATGAAATTCGGATAAATTCCTTTGCCTGCTGTGGGTCTATTTGCAAAGCCATCATCGCTTTAGAGGCGTGCTGCTGTCCTACTTGGCAGGCACTCCCCGTTGAAATGGCAAAACCGAGCCGATTCAATTCTAGCATGATGAGCTGCCCTTCGACATTTTTTACAGCAAGACCAATAATCTGAGAAAGTTGTTGTAGGTTATCACTCGTTTGATAAATTGTGAATAAATGAGGATAGGCCATAATTTTATCGAGAAATGCTTGACGGAATGTTTGATAAACATGCTCAAGATTGTTTAGATGACTAGCTGCTGTGATAAATGCGGCAATGCCAGGCACGTTGACAGTGCCTCCTCTGAAACCTGCTTCGTGGACGAGTCCTGGGAAAACAGGGACAAGTCGATGGCGTGGATGGATATAGGCGACACCAACACCTTTTGGACCATACACTTTATGGCTGGAAATCGTTAAGCTATCGACAAGTTGTGCAATTGGTTTTAGATCAATTTTACCAAATGATTGTATACAATCACTATGAAGCAAAATAGAACGTTCTTTTACGATTGCGGCAATTTTTTCAAGCGGTTGTATCGTGCCTATTTCTGGATTGATATGCTGTATGCTCACAAGAATAGTGTCGCTTGTTAATGCTTTTTCGAATAGCTGGAGATCCACAAAACCCTCCTTAGTAAATGGAATCGTCGTTATTGTAAATCCGTCTTCTTGTAAATAGGCCAACGCAGAATCGATGGAAGGATGCTCCCCAGCAGTGGTGATAATATGATTCCCTTGATGTCGATTCGCCTTTGCCAGTGAAATGATAGAGAGCAGGTTGCTTTCCGTGCCTCCGCCAGTGAAGTACAGGCCAGCTGCATGAACACCAAGCATTGCCGCAAGCTCCTCTCGACATAACGCCAGCATGTTTTGTGCCTCGGCTCCCACCTCATGTAAACTACTCGTATTTCCATAGCATGCTTGCGCGAGCTTGCTATAAACATGCGCCGCCTTCGGGTGTAGTGGCGTCGTTGCCGCATAATCGAAATAATGCATAGGTCATTCCTCCAACTTCTTAATAACTTCATCTTGTCATAGTTTGTCTTTTGTGTAAAGATAGATGTCAAGACACCTAGTGAATTGGAGAGGACAACATGAAAACGTACAATTGCATCATTGTCGGCAGTGGAATTGCCGCCATGCAGCTAGCCCATCATCTAAGTCATCAATGCCGTGTGCTTGTTCTGACAAAATCCGTGAAACAAGCGAGTAATTCCTACCGTGCACAAGGAGGAATTGCTGCGGCAGTTGGAGATGGTGACAAAGCAGCAAGTCATTATGAAGATACTATTACAGCAGGTTGTCATTTTCATAACCATCAACAAGTGCATCGTCTTGTTGAAAAAGGGCCGGAACTCATTGAGCAGTTGACGGCGAGTGGTCTTAGTTTTGATCAAGATGGCACAGGGCAAATTGCTTTAGGTATGGAAGGTGCGCATAGTCGAAAACGGATTGTTCACTGTGGCGGTGATGCAACGGGTAAACATGTCATGGACCATTTACTAGCTTCACTGAAAAGAAATATTGAAGTGATAGAAAATCGTTTTGTTTATGAATTAATGATGCACCCTCTTTCAAAAAAATGTGTGGGTGTGAAAGCGAAGAACGAGAACGGTGACAATGAAATCTATTTTGCCGATCATGTTGTTCTCGCGATGGGTGGAGTGGGTGGATTATTTTCATATACATCGAATGATCCTTCCGTGACAGGGGATGGCATTGCGCTAGCTTATAGAGCGGGTGCGGAGCTGGTCGATATGGAATTCATACAATTCCATCCGACGTTATTGTATGTCAATGGCAAAACGGTTGGCTTAGTTTCCGAAGCTGTTAGAGGAGAAGGTGGCAGGCTAGTGGGTGCATGTGGTACGCCGGTGATGGCTGGCAAGCACCCCTTAGAAGACCTGGCCCCCCGTCATATTGTGGCGAAGGAACTCTTCGAACAGCGCATGGTTGGCAAGGATGTCTATTTGGACATTTCGATGATTGACCATTTTGAAAATAAATTCCCGACTATCACTGCTTTATGCCATGCAAACGGCGTGTCACTGGAAGAACGAAGAATTCCTGTTGGTCCGGGCTGTCATTTCTTAATGGGGGGAATTGTCGTGGATGCTGTTGGTCAAACCTCGATAGAAGGCTTATATGCCATCGGTGAAACCGCATCGACAGGCGTTCATGGCGCCAATCGATTGGCTAGTAACTCCTTATTGGAGGGACTGTATTATGGGCAGCAATTAGCCATTCATTTAAACAAACGTTTCGTTGCGCATGAAATAGAAAGTCGGGTGGATTTATTTACGAAAGCGTCATTGAAGACAATGCCTTCACTGCCTGAAAAACAAGAGCTACGGGAAAAAATGATGGCTTATGCGGGCATTATCCGGACGGGTTCGGAACTTGAACAACTAGCAAAGTGGCTGGAGCAATATGATGAGGAAACCATTTCATTGGATGAATGGGAAATCGAAGCGATACAGCGCTTATTTATGCTACAAACTGCAAAACTAATCACAACTGCTGCACAGCTCAGAACGGAAAGTAGGGGAGCGCATAACCGGAAGGACTTTCCTGAGGAGAATCAACGGTGGGGGCATATCCATATTGTCCAAGCGAAAAAAGGAATCGAAATGAGGGAGCAACATCATGAATACCATCAAGTTGAGATCTATGCTTGAACAGTTTTATCTAGAGGATATTGGGGATGGTGATCTCTCCAGTGAATTATTATTTCCAGAAACAGTCGTTGGAGAACTGACGATACTTGCCAAAAAGAGCGGCATCTTTTGTGGGAAAAAAGTGATTGAAGAAGGAATGCTCATTGTTGATCGGCAGACTATTGTAAATTGTTTCGTAGAGGATGGTAGTCCGGTTGAAAAAGGAAGTGTCATTGCGACGGCAAAGGGTTCGGTGCAAAGCTTGTTGAAAGGTGAGCGTGTCATTTTGAACTTAATTCAACGGATGAGCGCGATTGCGACAGAGACACGTCGGGTTGTGGACATCATTGAGGGAACGGGAACGAAAATATGTGACACTCGCAAAACAATGCCAGGCTTGCGGATGTTGGACAAATATGGGGTTCGTATGGGCGGCGGATTCAATCATCGTAATGGCTTGTTTGACGCTGTGATGTTAAAGGATAATCATTTAGCATTTGCTGGTTCATTAACGAAAGCAGTTGAAACGGTTAAGGAGGCACTCGGGCATACCGTGAAAATTGAAGTGGAAATTGAGTCGTTTCAACAATTGCAGGAAGCCATTGCAGCGAAAGTGGATATTATTATGTTTGATAATTGTACGCCTGACATTATTGTAGAGTGGAAGAAAATCGTACCGGACACAATCATTACTGAAGCATCTGGCATGATTACTCAAGATACGATCCGTGCTTATGCGGAATCGGGTGTGGATTATATATCACTCGGATATTTAACACACTCTGTCAAGGCGCTGGATATTAGTGCAATCGTTACAATAAATGAATAATTGGAGGAATCGCTATGTCTATTTTGCAATACTTCGAAGAACAAAAAAGTGGAACGATACCAGAAAGCTATCGGGAACTAACGCGTGAGCAAATGGAAGCGCGTATTGTATCGATTAAGCAACAGCTTGGCGAGAAGCTGTTCATCCCGGGGCATCACTACCAAAAAGATGAGGTCATTCAATTTGCGGATGCATCAGGGGACTCCTTGCAGCTTGCACAGCTTTGTGCGGCGAATGAACAGGCGGAGCATATTGTATTTTGCGGAGTCCACTTCATGGCGGAGACAGCGGATATTTTGACGAGTGATCATCAAAAAGTCTATTTACCTGATATGCGCGCGGGTTGTTCGATGGCTGATATGGCCAATATATTTCAAACGGACCGTGCATGGCAAGCGCTGATGGAGCTATTTGGGGAAACGATTGTGCCACTGACCTATGTCAATTCAACGGCTGCCATTAAAGCCTTTGTCGGTAAAAATGGTGGTGCGAGTGTCACATCTTCGAATGCGGAATCGATGGTGAAATGGGCGTTTACACAAAAAGAGCGTATTCTATTTTTGCCAGACCAGCATTTAGGTAGAAATACAGCGTATCAGATTGGTGTCCCACTTGAGCAAATGGCGATATGGAATCCTATTGACGACAAGCTGGAGTATGAGGGGGACATTGAAGATATCAAAGTGATTTTGTGGAAAGGGCATTGCTCTGTTCACGAAAACTTTACCGTTAAAAATATCATTGATATTCGACAAAGTGAGCCGGATAGACGCATTATCGTTCATCCAGAATGCTCACGGGAGGTCGTTGGATTAGCGGATGATAACGGCTCAACAAAATATATTATTGATGCAATCGAAGGTGCGGAGCCTGGGAGTAAGTGGGCAATAGGCACAGAAATGAATCTTGTCAATCGGCTTATTCACAAGCATCGGGACAAAGATATCACTTCACTCAATCCGAGTATGTGCCCTTGCTTAACGATGAACCGGATTGACTTAGCGCACCTATTATGGAGTTTAGACAGCATTGTCAATGAAGAAGCTGTCAATACCGTTCAGGTCGATAAAGAGACGGCTAAAGATGCTGTTACTGCATTGGAACGGATGTTAGCAAGAGCATAGAGGATTGACCAGGCACCTTGTCGGAATAGATGAGGTGTCTTTTGTTTTGTACTGGTTGAAAATTTACGATAGAATGAACAGCCGTAAAGGAGAATTCCAATGATTGTAAAAAACAATTGGTTCACAGTGGATGAAACATGCTTTAATTCACCACAAATTAAAGAGGTCTGTTTTTAGTATAGACATCATAGGTTGAAGAAGGTTGTCTACTAATTTCTTGAAAAGGATATGATAGGAAAAGTCTTTTGTTTAAAACTGAGAGAATATACTGTACAATGGTAATAATATGAATTTGGAGGGATTATTTTGACAGGTTTAAAAAAAGCAGGAATACTATTAAGCTCTTCTGTACTATCCTTGGGTATGCTTTCATCTGTTGCTAGTGCTTCAAGTCCAGTGAATGAGCAACCGGAAAAGGTGCAGATTCAAGTCGCTTCCACAGAAATAACGGTTACAAAAAGTGATTTAATCAAGAAGTTTCGTGAGTTGTTTCCGAATCAGTTTGATTTCTTAACGACGAATGATTTTCAAATGAGTAATAGTCATTTTTATCCTGATGATGACACATTACGCCATGAATTATCTTTTTCTAAAACAGTTAATGGCAAGTATGTGTACGGTAGTCTTGGATTTATAGGCGAGAATTTAGATATTGAACAATATTATTATCAGCCGGTCAATCTATCGGAAGCCTTATTTCCAGCAAAGGTTTCTAAAGAAGAGGCTAGGAAAATAGCAGATAAATTTATTGAACAATTTTCTGCTGGAGAAGATTATCGACTAGAAGAAAATCAATTTAACTATTATCCAACACAACTTTTAACTGAGCCGATTCGTTACTCATTTTCCTTTGTTCGTACGGAAAACCAAGTACCTATAGCTGACCAAAGGATAGAAGTGGTTGTTCTTGGAAATGGTGAGGTTGTTAATTTTTATAGAAATCCATTGAAGATTGGCAAGTCTACCTTTGAGGATGCAGCGGGCACAAAAGGTAAAACTGAGCTGACAGACAAAGTAAAAGAAAATCTATCGACTGATTTGTACTATCAAATCGATACGAACTACCAAACAGGCGACCAAAGTGTTCGACTTGTTTATCAACCAATGATTAATGTAAGTGGTGTTCACGCATCTTCAGGGAAGTGGTTAACAACAGACGGCTACACGGCGGATTTTCCAAAGGCTAAAAAAATTGAACTAATTACGGCCAATCCATTGTCTGCAAAAAAAGATGGTGTTTCTTTGGAAGAAGCGAAAAAAATGGCTGAACAGCTTCTTGCGAGTAAATCCGATAAAGTGAAGTTAAGCATTGACTCTATTGACGAGGTGGAAAATGAAAACGGACAGGCCGTTATTCGTATGCACTATATGTATCGTTATGCGAATGGTGGAACGGGGACGGTTTTAGAAATTAATAAAAGTACGGGAGAAATTACACAGTATCACAATATAATGAGCAATATTTTTGAGGAACTTGCTGAGGAGTCTGAAAAAGAGAGTACCATTTCAGAACAAGAAGCACTGACTAAGGCGATTCAATACTTAAAAGAATGGGTTCCTTCTTATTTGCATAACTATGCAATGCCTACTACAAATCCCCATTTCGAGAAGGAACGAGGTATGTACAGTATTTCATTCCCAAGAGTGGTCAATGGGATTCTTGTAATGGGAGATGAGATTCATGTGACGATAGCCGCTGATGGCTCTTTAAACGGCTTGTATGTTAATTATCAAGAGCTGGAAGAATGGCCATCGACTGATAAAGTCATTTCGGAGGAAGCGGCTAAAAAGAGCTTAACAGAAGCGCTAAATCTGAAATTGACGTATATCGATCAAGGACAAAATAAAGAAAAACCACATTATGATCTCGTCTATGTCCCTGAATTTAATGAAGAAGCGTATAGTTTCCTAGATGCTAGCACAGGAGAGTGGAACAGCTCGTTGAATGGGAAAAATTCGACAGTCATTTCACATCCTTCGGCACAAGAAGAACTCAATTATTTGATTGAAGCTAACATTTTAGATATTAAAGATAGTAAAGATTTTGATGGAGATGCCTCTGTTTCTAAAGGGGAAGCACTAAAGATTATTATGAATTCACTCACATATTTTTATGAAGGCAGATATGTAGTGGATAAAGAAGACATGAAACAGACGTTTACGAATATAGATCCAAAACATCCGTCTTATCAAGTTATTGAACGTGCCGTTGAATTGGGTATTATTAAAACGAATGATCAAAGCTTTGATGTGGATGCGCCAATGATAAGAGAGGAACTAGCTGTTTGGTATATTCGAGTTCTAGGCCTCGAGCAAGCAGCGAAAGATGGTAGTATTTATAAGCTTGACTTTGAGGATGCTAGTAAGGTAAATAGTGAATACAGTGGTTACGTGGCTTTAGCAAATTCATTGGGCTTAGTAAATTCAGAACAAAATTATATCAGCCCTGATCGTTCCGTGACTTATGCAGAGTTGGCGGTATCGACGATTCGCCTCGCGCATAAAATAGCTGAAAGTGGTGGAAGAGGGTTACAGCAGTACTAAACTAGTGATATTACCCCTTGACAAAATTTTTTGATATTGTATGATTATTTACAATCTTAAAATGAACGGTGATGAAGGATTAGTATGTGGAGACTTGTTGTGCCAGAGAGCGAAATTTAGAAGCTGAGAGATTTCGCCACAAACAAGCCACAGAACCTGCCTTTGGAGTCCTATGTAAAATATAGGCGCGAACCTCAGCGTTATGAGGGAAGCGGGGTGCGTCCATACGCATCCAATTTTGGTGGTACCGCGGAAGCAGAGCTCTTTCGTCCTTAATATGAGGATGACTGGGCTTTTTAATTTGATTTAGAAGAGCGCTAAATCAAATTAAAGCCTCCGGCGGATGCCACAGATTTTTTGAAGGAATTTAAGAAGGCAGTCTGAGTGCGCGACGTCCTGTCGCAACGACTGCATGACCTACTTCCTGTAGGCCTCGAGCTCGATAAAAATCTGGGCCAAATATGCCAAGGCGTATTTGATTGTTTAATCATAGGTGAAATGGTGGAGATATTGACATGAAAAAACAACGGATTGTTGTCAAAATTGGGAGCAGTTCCTTAACGAATGATAGGGGAGAAATTGACCAGGAGAAGTTCGACGATCATATTGAGGCGCTTGCTACACTTCGAAAAGCGGGACATGAGGTTATCGTTGTATCTTCTGGGGCGGTAGCTGCGGGGTTTGCCGGTTTAGGCTATCCGTCAAGGCCGCTTACCATTAAAGGGAAACAAGCAGCGGCGGCAGTCGGGCAAGGTTTATTAATACAGTCTTATATTGAGAAGTTTAGTAAGCATCACATCGTTCCAGCACAGATTTTATTGACACGTAGTGACTTTTCCAACCGTGAACGCTATAGAAATGCATTTGCAACGCTGACGGAGCTGTTAGAACGAGGTGTTTTACCCATCATCAACGAAAATGATACGGTCTCTGTCGATGAATTGACATTTGGGGATAATGATATGTTGTCTGCGCTTGTGAGCGGCTTTCTACATGCGGATCGGCTTATTATTTTGACAGATATTAATGGGTTATATGATGCCAATCCGCACAGCAATCCTGCGGCGAATCGTCTTGATTATTTGGAGGAAATTACAGATACCCTTTTAGCAGGGGCTGAGGATACAGGATCGAAAGTTGGCACGGGTGGTATGAAATCAAAGTTGCTGGCAGCCAAAACGGCCCACTCACTTGGTATTTCTGTTTTTATTGGCACGGGAAAA comes from Sporosarcina sp. FSL K6-3457 and encodes:
- the nadA gene encoding quinolinate synthase NadA, coding for MSILQYFEEQKSGTIPESYRELTREQMEARIVSIKQQLGEKLFIPGHHYQKDEVIQFADASGDSLQLAQLCAANEQAEHIVFCGVHFMAETADILTSDHQKVYLPDMRAGCSMADMANIFQTDRAWQALMELFGETIVPLTYVNSTAAIKAFVGKNGGASVTSSNAESMVKWAFTQKERILFLPDQHLGRNTAYQIGVPLEQMAIWNPIDDKLEYEGDIEDIKVILWKGHCSVHENFTVKNIIDIRQSEPDRRIIVHPECSREVVGLADDNGSTKYIIDAIEGAEPGSKWAIGTEMNLVNRLIHKHRDKDITSLNPSMCPCLTMNRIDLAHLLWSLDSIVNEEAVNTVQVDKETAKDAVTALERMLARA
- a CDS encoding YcdB/YcdC domain-containing protein, whose product is MTGLKKAGILLSSSVLSLGMLSSVASASSPVNEQPEKVQIQVASTEITVTKSDLIKKFRELFPNQFDFLTTNDFQMSNSHFYPDDDTLRHELSFSKTVNGKYVYGSLGFIGENLDIEQYYYQPVNLSEALFPAKVSKEEARKIADKFIEQFSAGEDYRLEENQFNYYPTQLLTEPIRYSFSFVRTENQVPIADQRIEVVVLGNGEVVNFYRNPLKIGKSTFEDAAGTKGKTELTDKVKENLSTDLYYQIDTNYQTGDQSVRLVYQPMINVSGVHASSGKWLTTDGYTADFPKAKKIELITANPLSAKKDGVSLEEAKKMAEQLLASKSDKVKLSIDSIDEVENENGQAVIRMHYMYRYANGGTGTVLEINKSTGEITQYHNIMSNIFEELAEESEKESTISEQEALTKAIQYLKEWVPSYLHNYAMPTTNPHFEKERGMYSISFPRVVNGILVMGDEIHVTIAADGSLNGLYVNYQELEEWPSTDKVISEEAAKKSLTEALNLKLTYIDQGQNKEKPHYDLVYVPEFNEEAYSFLDASTGEWNSSLNGKNSTVISHPSAQEELNYLIEANILDIKDSKDFDGDASVSKGEALKIIMNSLTYFYEGRYVVDKEDMKQTFTNIDPKHPSYQVIERAVELGIIKTNDQSFDVDAPMIREELAVWYIRVLGLEQAAKDGSIYKLDFEDASKVNSEYSGYVALANSLGLVNSEQNYISPDRSVTYAELAVSTIRLAHKIAESGGRGLQQY
- the proB gene encoding glutamate 5-kinase → MKKQRIVVKIGSSSLTNDRGEIDQEKFDDHIEALATLRKAGHEVIVVSSGAVAAGFAGLGYPSRPLTIKGKQAAAAVGQGLLIQSYIEKFSKHHIVPAQILLTRSDFSNRERYRNAFATLTELLERGVLPIINENDTVSVDELTFGDNDMLSALVSGFLHADRLIILTDINGLYDANPHSNPAANRLDYLEEITDTLLAGAEDTGSKVGTGGMKSKLLAAKTAHSLGISVFIGTGKGSQKLIEIVEGAGDGTYIANPDCTKINTSRQWIVLHSESTGKLYVDQGAEEAILYNGKSLLPAGVFKVTGTFDKGDVVEVFGVNGLLGRGEVSYSSDELDGAIEKRHKEKLASTMEVIHRNRWVQL